The DNA segment TGCCAAGCTGATGAATGTGCTCCTCATGCGGCTGGGTGTGCTCCAGCAGGACCTGGGCTGCTTCGCAAGGAAGGTGGACCACCTCACCGGTGGCCTCAAGGAACACACGGACTCTTTCCCCTTCTCCGGCCCTGGCAGCCACGACACCACCAAAGAGGGACTGCAGAAGGAGCATGCCTCCGATTTCCAGGTATGGGCTTCTTCCCACGTCCCCCACAGCAGCCGCCGCTTTATTTGCCGCCCCGTTTCCTCCCGCTTTAACGGAGCAAACCCCAATCCCCAACGTAacctccctcctgcctttccagaGCAAAATCCAGACTAACACCTTGCTGCATGCCAGTGGCACCGGGGACGAGGTAGGACTCTGCTCCAACAGAGTGTGCCCAGGGCAGGAGGCGGTGGGCATCCTGGTGCATCCCAGCACGGGCTGGTTGTGCTGAGGCTGCCCTGCCAATGGGGCTCTTGGGTGTGATCCCACCTTAGCAGGGGCCGACGTTTTGGCAGCTCTCCCCCGGCTCAGCCCACCATCCCCAGCTTGGAAGCTCTTTGCTTATTGGGGATGAGGTGGGTGAGAGGAGAGCAGCCTGCAGCCTCCTGAAAGCAGCCCAAATTATGGGGACCCCGGTTGCAAGAAGCCTCAGCCCCCAGTGGTACCCAGGCAGGGTAATTTGGAGAGCAAAGGCTCCAGGGCAAATCTGCATCCAATGGGGACCACCTTTGGAGCAGTGGAGAGCAGCTCATGCCCTGCCATTCCCCTCCTCTCTGGGGGGCCCAGCTCATGCTGGGGGCCAGGGATGTCAATGGTGGTAAGGGCCGTGGGCACAAGTCCCTTTCTGGAGCACACTCGCTTGTTCAGAGTCCTATTTTTCTGCATGTggtcccaccagccccaggtCCCAGCCTCCCCCAGTCACTGCATGGCACCGTAACCGGTGTTTgcacattttttccctctttctctcttttttcccctttccccaaaCAATCCAGGCCACGTGTCTCCTCATCCTGTGTTTCGTTTTGGTTTCTGCATTGTCTCCCGCCATGGTGATGaagctccttctcctcctcatcctttTTGTTGTCTTGTAGTTCTTTACTGTTTCGGAGAcccattgttttgttttctggcttttttttcttcccgcTCTTTTGGTTTGTTCTCATTAACTTGCCCACGCATGCAGCAGCCTGATTTTAGGGACGCCGACCCTTACCGCATCCCCCACACCAAGGACATGGACCCCGCGCATCCCCGGAGCTACAAAACCTGCCGGCCTGAGGAGAACGACTCCTACGCCACCGAGGTACGACGCAGGCAGGGAGCCATGTCCCCTCGGCCAGTGGGGTTGGGGACaaggctgcagggatgggggcTGTCCCTCTTTAGAGCCGGGGACAAGGGAAGCTGCAGACCCCCATCGGGGTGGGATGTGGGGAGGCGCGGCCGGGTGCAGCCCAccgtccccatcccctccccggGCTGTTGCAGAtgaaggagctgcagctggtgctgtcagaGGCCAACGAGAGCCTGCGGGGACTGCAGGAGCAGCTCTCGCAGGAGAGGCAGCTGAGGAAGGATGAGGTGGACAACTTCTCACAGAAGATCTGCCAGGTGAGTAGGCAGCAGCCCCAATCCCTGGGAGACATGTCCTCACGCCCATGGCCGTgccacctccagccccaggcTGATGACCCACTTGGGGTCCCGGGTGTCACCTGCGACTGCATGCAGCATGTCCTATCTTCAGGAGGCGCAGGGCCTGAGCACACTCCTCCTTACACAGGGGCAcgcagccaggcagggcttcCACCCATGGCAAGGCCTCGATggccctgctgtccccagcacTCTGCCAGGGCATTGCAGCTCCCCAGGGGTGTTAAATATGGGGCCAGCATCAGGCCCAGCCCAGACCCTGGGGCGGAGGTGCCACAccgctgctgccagcccctgtCTCTGAGCCCCCACATCTCTCCACAGCTGAAGGAAGACCACCAGAAAGCTCTGCTGCGGCGGGAGTTTGAGCTGCAGAGCCTGAACCTGCAGAGGCGGCTGGAGCAGAAGTTCTGGAGCCAGGAGAAGAACCTGCTGGTGCAGGAGTCGCAGCAGTTCAGACAGAGCTTCCTCCTGCTCTTCATGAAGCTCAAGTGGTTCCTCAAGCGCTGGCGCCAGGGCAAGATGGTGCACAGCGAGAGCGAGGACTTTTTGGAGGTACTGTGGGCTGAGGGGCTCTCACCTCAGCTGCTGTGGATGGGGGACCACGCTGTTGTGCATCCCCGGGGCCGTCCCTCGTGCCTACATGCCCCACTCAGGGCTTCTTGGGTGTCCCCCATCCCTGGCCGTCGGCTGTGGGTCCCCTCATCACCTCACTGTGGTGTCTCCCACAGGTGAACAGCATGAAGGAGCTGtacctgctgctggaggaggaggagctcACCCCGCAGCAGCAGGCAGACAACAAGACATGTGCCGGGGATGCCTGGACCCCCAACACGGTGAGCAGGGTCCCCCACGAGCCCAGGGGGTGGGCAGGATCAGCCCCTGCTGTGGCTGCGTGGCATGGGGTGGTGGCTCCTCTCAGGGTGCATGGCTGGGAGGGGATGCTCCCTGCTGGCATGTCAGCCCCGGGGGTGCTCCCCTGTCCTGGTGGCACTCCCTGTCCCTCACCCCAGGGGTGCGCAGTCTGCGGGGCTGGGATGCAGAAAGGGCAGCTCCCATGGGGTCCCACCCCATTGGGTTCCCTCTGGTGTGGGgccccagctccctctgctCACCCCCGATCCCCTGGCAGCCCAATGAGTGCATCAAGACGCTGGCGGACATGAAGGTGACCCTGAAGGAGCTGTGCACAGAGCTGCGGGAGGAGCGGCGCGGTGCCAGcgagctgcagcagcagttcaCCAAGGCCAAGGCTTCCTGGGAGATGGAGCGTGCTGAGCTCAAGTGCCACATCGCCCAGGTGGGAGCCCCGGGCACCCCACGGGCTAGTGGAGCTCCCCCTTGCCTGGTGGGGacttggggctggggggctgcttGCGCCGTGTGCCAAGCGCTGGCAGTTGTGCTGGGCTGGGAGGCAGGGTGGCACTGTGGGAATCTCAATTAGCAGCCACTCCGGCAGGCGAGTTTCTATGGCAACGGAGCTGGCACAAAAATCTGACTGTAGAGCAGCAGAGGATGCTTTTTATTCCTCTGCTGGGTTTGTCTGGGGTGGGCAGGATGGTACCGGGGCTCAGCATCCGTCTCCGGGACAGGCATCTGGGAGCAGCATCAGagccctcctctcctcccccggGTCACGGTGCAGGTGGGGGCTCTGCACCCCCATGGATGCTGCAAGAGGGATGTACGGCTGTGGCAAGGGCAGGCTGTGGCAAGGGCAGGAGATGGAAGGAGGGCAGCCTCGGCACTGGGGGaagctcctgcctgcagaagcAGTCCCATCggtcctgcagccctgccctcaCAGTGATGAGGGTTTTCCGCTCCCTCGcactgtgctggcagcagcccatGACCATACATCAGCTCCGCTCCCCAGAGCAGGTGCCAGCACTTCCCAGGCGGGATGTCTCCAGGCAGAGCTCAGCGGTGGTCCCCAattcccctctctccctgccaAAAGAGAGCAGTGGTGGCAGCACCCCAGTTTCAGGTGCCTTCCTGACTGCCAGTGGTGGCAGCATCCTTGGGGTCCGCTCTGCCAGCGCTGCAGGTGATGCTGCCCCTCTCCAGGAGCTGGGTCCAGCAGGCAGGATTgcaggcagagcacagctgaGCAGGCAGGACATTCAGCCTGCGTCCCACTGGGTGACCGTCTGCTGGGCCGTCTGGCATGACATGGCAGCAAGCCATGGCCGGCTGCGGCTTGGCCATGCCCCTGGGCAAGCCGTGCTGTGCAACACAGCCTTGGGGACACACTTACTGCCTGACCTGGGCAGCATGGGACTCGCACTGGGAACTGGGATGCCCACAGCCTTGCCCCTTTGCTGGGGGTGTCCAGCACCATGCTGGAGCCATGGGTCCCCCAGAGCCATCAACATGTCCCCGCAGCTGGAGTCGAAGGCAGGCAAAGGGATCGCGGAGCGCACGCTGCCGGACTGGAAGGTGGCATTGAAGAGGGAGCGTGAGGAGCACCAGCATCTCTTGGCCGAGTCATACAGCGCCGTCATGGACCTCACCAAGCAGCTGCAGATCAGTGAGAAGAACTGGAACCAGGAGAAGGTGGAGCTGCTGGCCCGCTTcaaggaagagcagcagcaggcagagcagcaagcGAAGGACCTGCAGAACAAAATCAACCAGGTATGGTGTCCCCCCCATTGTGAACATGTCCTCCAGCCTCTGCCACTTGCCCCCCATCCGTGCCTCAAGAGAGTTTGCATGCGTGCACCGGGGACAAGTGGCAAATGCTTTTGCTTGCCCAGAGGGGCATATGTTGCACATGTTGAGTGACCAGCACGTTCTCCAGTTGCAGAAAGGAGCCAACCCATGGGCATTGAAGCACTCTGAAATGGAGAAGCATGGCAGCAACTGGAAAGAGGTGGGCAAGAGAAGGTGTAGGGCTCTTGGGGTGCTCACTGGGCTCAGGTCTATGCTAAGGGTTAGATGGGAGGTTGTGCGAACCCCAAATAATGGCCCCTTGAACACCAAATGAGGCTGCAAGGGGGAACACCAGGGACTGGGGAGAATGAGAGGGTGGAGAGCATGGCTGAACCCCAAGGGCTTCAGTGGGGTTATAAAAAGTTGATTTAAAATAGATGTGGGCACAGTGAGCCCCATGTAGCCCTGGGAATGGGATGCCGGGCCTGGGTCCATGGGTGAAGGTGGTAgtgctggagaggagcagggtgcaacccctgctccagcccatCTGTTTACTTTGGTCCTGTGCTTGCTGACACCAAAGCTTTCTTTGTTCTCCTAGGCTCTCAATGAAAAAATCACAGACAAAGAGACAATCTCTGAAGCAGAAGCCATGGGAACTAACCTCAAAAGGTGAGTGCACTGGTGCCTGCATGGTCCCTGGGGCACAGAGGAGGCTGTGCGGGGCTGTCCCCAGGCTTGGTAGCCTGGGCAGCCAGGAGGAGATGCAGCTGTGGTCCAGGGTTGTCCCGGAGGCAAAGGGCTCCCATGAGGAGCAGGACTGGGTGCCCAGGAGGGTCCTGTCAGGGTGGGAGCAGGGTCCTTCCAGCTGCCCCCCAACCCACTGCCCTGTCCTGTTGTAAGCCCCGTTGTCTCTCCTCCTACAGGACCAAGTCTGTTTCCTCCATGTCAGAGTTTGAAAGCTTGCTCGACTGTTCTCCCTACCTCCCTGGAAAGACCGCACCGGGGCTGGGCGACCATTCCCGAGGCAAAAAGGCATCCAcagctgcccagctgctgcccaaTGGGATCCGGGACAGCGCCGGCGTTCCTCCCTCAAACTGTACATATGTGAATATTGAGCAACCTGTCCCCGACAGCCTGGCTGAGGAGAAGCTGGGCATCTCCTCCTGGGACTACTCACGGGCAAGCAGCCTCTCCGGGCATGACCCAGCCCAGAAGCAAATGCAGAGGAGCTACACGGCGCCCGACAAGACAGGGATCCGCATCTACTACAGCCCGCCGGTAGTGCGGCGGCTGGAGACACCTCTGGTGCACAACAAGGAGGGGAAGATCATGATCGAGCCTGGTTTCTTGTTCACCATGGCCAAGCCGAAGGAGCTGGAGGAGTCAGCCAGCGCTGAGAGCACCTACAGCCAGTGGCTGTGCAACTTCTCCAAGCAGCAGCGAGAGCTGCTGGACGGCAGCACAGTGGAGAGTGCGGTGCCACCGGTGCCTCACTTCCCCCCATCGCTACACGACCTGGAGATCTCCGGCAACATGAGCGACGACATGAAGGAGATCACCAACTGCGTGCGGCAGGCCATCCGCTCCAGCTCACTGGAGAGGAAGGTGAAAAGCGCCTCCAGCCAGACGGTGGGGCTGGCCCACGTGGGGACGCAGACCATCCAGACAGTGAGCGTCGGCCTGCAGACTGACCTGCCGCGCAGCAGTGGTGTGCACAGCAAGAGCTGGTCCCCACGCAGCTCCTCACTTGTGTCTGTGCGCAGCAAGCAGATCTCCTCCTCCCTGGATAAGGTCCACTCCAGGATCGAGCGGCCATGCTGCTCCCCAAAATACGGCTCTCCAAAGCTCCAGAGGAGGTCTTCCTCCAAGCTGGATGCCTCCAAGGACAGGAGCCTCTGGAACCTGCACCAGAGCAAGCAGAACGGCTCTGCCTGGGCCCGCTCCACCACCACCCGCGACAGCCCCGTCCTCAGCAATATCAATGACGGCTTGTCCAGCTTGTTCAGCGTGGTGGAGCACGCGGGCAGCACCGAGTCCATCTGGAAGCCGGGCTGCCCTGAGAGCAGCCGGGCCAAGCCCGAAGCACCCAAATACGGCCTTGTGCAGGAGTTCTTCAGGAATGTCTGCGGGCGGGCACAGAGCCCCACCGCCCCCCCAGAGAAGAAGGAGGCcactggggaggagggcagcaaGAGGGCCGAGCACCCTAGCCCAGCCACCCACCACCCGGCTGAAAACATCTCCCGCATCTTGAACAAGAAAGTCCTCAAGCAGAGCAGCTGCGAGGACCCCAAGCCCTCGTCCCCCGGCCAGGGGAGTAAGGACGCAGCCCTGCGGGACCCCGACCTCATCTCGGCCATAGCCAGCGAGGTAACGAGGCAGGGTGCCCCCCAGGGTGTCCTGTCGTGGCAGGGGATGGAGTGCCCGACCATTCTAACCCTGCTGTGCCCTGTCTGTCTTTGCAGGACACGGCGTGTGACTGCAGCTCCCAGTCCCTCACCTCCTGCTTCGCCCGGCCGTCCCGCTCCGCCATCCGCCATTCCCCCTCCAAGTGCAAACTGCACCCCGTGGACCCCCCCAGGGCGGAGGAGAAGCCGGGGGCCTCGAGTGAGTGAGGACGGGGGGCCGGGGGACGCAGCGTGCCTGCTATCCACTCTCCCGCCAGAAGAGCGCCCGCGCTGACGCCCCACGGGGGCCCCTCTCAGAGGCGGCGCAGGCGCATCTGTCTCCTAACCGTCCCCTCGTCCCTGGGGACGCTTAAGAAGCAGATGTGGAGCCGTCGGTGGAGgctgccggcagccccggggTGCGTGGGGACATCCCGCCAGGGTGGTTGCTTCACCTCCCGTCTGTGCAGATACCCGCTCCCTCGGAGCCACTGCCGGCACTTGGGGGTCCTCGCCGGTGCCTACTGCCCCGGGAATGTCAGCTGAGACCCCCACCATGCCGAGGGCTCGCCAGGGCCCCGAGAAGGGGAGAGCAGCCACTGGAGGCTGCTCATGTAGatagggcagggctggggcaaaGCGAGGCAGGGATGCCGTATGGATGCAGTGGATGGAGGCGCGATGCCGTGTTGGCCCCTGCGAGCGGAGGGTGCTGGCTCCGGCCCCCACAGCCGCTGCCAgtgctgcccgccctgcccgagCTCCAGCGCATCCCTGCCAACCCCGATTGCGGCGTGGTTGCATCAGCCGCTGGGCCGTGCGTGCTTCCCTGGGCAGGAAGGAGGCGGGGAGGGTCCCTGCGGTCACCCATGCTGGGCTGGGTGTGGGGGCCCTCCCTGGCCACCTTTCTGCTCTGAGGGGGCTGCTGAGGTCCTTCACTGCTGGGAAGGGTCCGTGCGGTCTCCCTggctcctccagctgcagagaCGGGGTCGCTGGGTGCACAGTGTGGGGAGAGACAGTGTGCCtgcgtgtgtgcgtgcacaCTCGTGTGTGTGCCTATCTCCCGCCACCATCCTGAGGGGCCACAGCTGTGGTGTCCCCCTGCATTGCACCCACCTCCCTGCCTGGGGCCTCTTGTAGTTATTTGCTCCTCCAAGTGCTGAATATacatatttctcttttatttttccttctttatttttttttttcctccacttttgGCTCTGCCCAACTCCGGACAGCCTGCAATGTAAAACcaagtgcattttaaaattaccgAAATGAGCTACATTGGAGATGCATCAATTGGATTAAGAGATTGTGGGTTGGGAGGCTGCAGCGCGGCCTGCGGTCTGTGCTGTGCATCCCTTGGTCACCACCAGAAAAAGCCTTAtccagggagggagggggacagCAGCCACAGCCCCCACAGCGGTGCAGAGTTTCCGAGGCTGGGGtgctgcatcccagccccaCGCAAAGCAGTGTTGGTGCCTCCGTGCAGCCCCAGGAGAGAACAGCAATTTCAGAGGCGGCTGCCTGACCTATTTTTGAGCTGCCTGCCAGGGGCCAGGCAGGGATTCACCCAGATAGAGCTGCCTGCAGGTGCCCACGCTTCCTGGGGCTCTGTGCATTGCCCAGGGGCTACGTACCTTGCTCTGGGGGCTCTATACATAGCTCCAGGGGCTCTGTGCATTGCTCGGAGTCCATGTACACTGCTCCAGGGGCTCCATACACTGCTCCAGGGGCTCTGCACGTTGCTCTGGGGCTCCGTAGGCTGCTCCAGGGGCTCGGCGCATTGCTCTGGGGCTGTGTACACTGCTCCAGGGCCTCTGCGCATTGCTGTCATCTTGCAGCTTCGCTTAaaaaatgctcctgctgccgaAGCTGCTGCCCCCTCCCGTCCAGCCtcatgctgcctgcagcaggcaggctgcaTCACTGCCACGTCGCAGCCTCCGTCAGCATCTCCGCGACGGCCACTCACTGCCTGTGTCTCCGGACACACCAGCATCAGCCAGGGCCCAGCAGGCCCAGCACCGATGGCCTTTTGCTCCTGCAGCACCTGTCCGGCCCCACAGGGACCCTCATCACCTGGGTGCAGGACGCATGGGGCAGGTGCTGCCCACCCTCACCAGCAGCCGGGGCcaggcagcatccctgcctgcctcgGAGAAGTCGGGTCCCTGCACCCCGGCAAGCGCAGCGCTGCCACGGGCAATGTCCTGCTGTACATAGATCCTTTCGGGGTGGTTTTTAGCATTTGCATTGATAAcaggggttttggttttgtttgtttttttttttaaaagactctCTACTTTTGGAATGTGGTTTCTCATTTTTACAACTgccttttaattatttgtaataTTGGTCAGTTCTGTCTTACTCTGTAAATAGTGGTGCTGGGCATTTCCCGTGGAGCCGGGGGCTGAGCCGAGGCCAGCAAGGGATTTGCAAAGGCAAGGGGGAAAATTTGCTTGAGGTGTGGAGTTGGCTGATTCAGCCCTGGCCCCCACTCAGCCTCTTCCCCTGTCCTCCCCACGTGCCAGTGCCCAGCCCAGGGCCAATCCTGAGGTGCTTCGGGCAAAGCCACGCTTGCCCCTGCCCTGtcctcctgcttcctcttgTCAGCCCATGCCAAGGTCGCATGAAGGGCACTTTCTGCCCCGATGACGGgccccctgcctgccctgacCTGCACCCCTGTACCAT comes from the Haliaeetus albicilla chromosome 2, bHalAlb1.1, whole genome shotgun sequence genome and includes:
- the MTCL2 gene encoding microtubule cross-linking factor 2 isoform X1, whose product is MEAAPAEQGPPAPPPPPLPEKKKKPQRAPSPARPKEVPGWSLAKSRRGGGGHPGAAPRLAAGGAHPRRAGGGKEGRPEKRAAAAAAAARAGGKGPAGRGAARAKGRCRGAETAAAGARRPGPGPGPGPGPGPGAGAVPGPVPGASLTDSSSEVSDCSASEEAKLLSLELGLSGSDGESPGSAPPPPPSAGEASPLPEEPSAASMASSRLQLSTSLAFSDLTEELLDAGTDGLLRELEDLRSENDYLKDEIEELRAEMLEMRDVYMEEDVYQLQELRQQLDQASKTCRILQYRLRKAERRSLRVAQTGQVDGELIHSLEQDVKVAKDVSVRLHNELEAVEKKRIRLEEENEDLRQRLIETELAKQVVQNEMDKLRENSLKKRGSRSIGKTEKKPSVQEDSADLKCQLHFAKEESALMCKKLTKLAKENDGMKEELLKYRSLYGDLDSSLSVEELADSPHSREAELKVHLKLVEEEANILSRRIVELEVENRGLRAEMDDMKGQGDKELPGQDMRFLAGVSGCGDAGDTVAELRRHLQFVEEEAELLRRSLLELEDQNKLLLNELTKYKSDHELDVTLSEDSCSVVSEPSQEELATAKVQISELSGKVKKLQYENRVLLSNLQRCDLASCQTTRPMLETDAEAGDSAQCIPTAGWRDGMGSSEADGQDRVPGGGKVPDGAAKLLKPKDLETLLGIRDQAALVSKAIDILISDANGFTSGLKACLDNECTGGLLGEAVGSGSESPSDAKLMNVLLMRLGVLQQDLGCFARKVDHLTGGLKEHTDSFPFSGPGSHDTTKEGLQKEHASDFQQPDFRDADPYRIPHTKDMDPAHPRSYKTCRPEENDSYATEMKELQLVLSEANESLRGLQEQLSQERQLRKDEVDNFSQKICQLKEDHQKALLRREFELQSLNLQRRLEQKFWSQEKNLLVQESQQFRQSFLLLFMKLKWFLKRWRQGKMVHSESEDFLEVNSMKELYLLLEEEELTPQQQADNKTCAGDAWTPNTPNECIKTLADMKVTLKELCTELREERRGASELQQQFTKAKASWEMERAELKCHIAQLESKAGKGIAERTLPDWKVALKREREEHQHLLAESYSAVMDLTKQLQISEKNWNQEKVELLARFKEEQQQAEQQAKDLQNKINQLQKGANPWALKHSEMEKHGSNWKEALNEKITDKETISEAEAMGTNLKRTKSVSSMSEFESLLDCSPYLPGKTAPGLGDHSRGKKASTAAQLLPNGIRDSAGVPPSNCTYVNIEQPVPDSLAEEKLGISSWDYSRASSLSGHDPAQKQMQRSYTAPDKTGIRIYYSPPVVRRLETPLVHNKEGKIMIEPGFLFTMAKPKELEESASAESTYSQWLCNFSKQQRELLDGSTVESAVPPVPHFPPSLHDLEISGNMSDDMKEITNCVRQAIRSSSLERKVKSASSQTVGLAHVGTQTIQTVSVGLQTDLPRSSGVHSKSWSPRSSSLVSVRSKQISSSLDKVHSRIERPCCSPKYGSPKLQRRSSSKLDASKDRSLWNLHQSKQNGSAWARSTTTRDSPVLSNINDGLSSLFSVVEHAGSTESIWKPGCPESSRAKPEAPKYGLVQEFFRNVCGRAQSPTAPPEKKEATGEEGSKRAEHPSPATHHPAENISRILNKKVLKQSSCEDPKPSSPGQGSKDAALRDPDLISAIASEDTACDCSSQSLTSCFARPSRSAIRHSPSKCKLHPVDPPRAEEKPGASSE
- the MTCL2 gene encoding microtubule cross-linking factor 2 isoform X2, whose amino-acid sequence is MEAAPAEQGPPAPPPPPLPEKKKKPQRAPSPARPKEVPGWSLAKSRRGGGGHPGAAPRLAAGGAHPRRAGGGKEGRPEKRAAAAAAAARAGGKGPAGRGAARAKGRCRGAETAAAGARRPGPGPGPGPGPGPGAGAVPGPVPGASLTDSSSEVSDCSASEEAKLLSLELGLSGSDGESPGSAPPPPPSAGEASPLPEEPSAASMASSRLQLSTSLAFSDLTEELLDAGTDGLLRELEDLRSENDYLKDEIEELRAEMLEMRDVYMEEDVYQLQELRQQLDQASKTCRILQYRLRKAERRSLRVAQTGQVDGELIHSLEQDVKVAKDVSVRLHNELEAVEKKRIRLEEENEDLRQRLIETELAKQVVQNEMDKLRENSLKKRGSRSIGKTEKKPSVQEDSADLKCQLHFAKEESALMCKKLTKLAKENDGMKEELLKYRSLYGDLDSSLSVEELADSPHSREAELKVHLKLVEEEANILSRRIVELEVENRGLRAEMDDMKGQGDKELPGQDMRFLAGVSGCGDAGDTVAELRRHLQFVEEEAELLRRSLLELEDQNKLLLNELTKYKSDHELDVTLSEDSCSVVSEPSQEELATAKVQISELSGKVKKLQYENRVLLSNLQRCDLASCQTTRPMLETDAEAGDSAQCIPTAGWRDGMGSSEADGQDRVPGGGKVPDGAAKLLKPKDLETLLGIRDQAALVSKAIDILISDANGFTSGLKACLDNECTGGLLGEAVGSGSESPSDAKLMNVLLMRLGVLQQDLGCFARKVDHLTGGLKEHTDSFPFSGPGSHDTTKEGLQKEHASDFQPDFRDADPYRIPHTKDMDPAHPRSYKTCRPEENDSYATEMKELQLVLSEANESLRGLQEQLSQERQLRKDEVDNFSQKICQLKEDHQKALLRREFELQSLNLQRRLEQKFWSQEKNLLVQESQQFRQSFLLLFMKLKWFLKRWRQGKMVHSESEDFLEVNSMKELYLLLEEEELTPQQQADNKTCAGDAWTPNTPNECIKTLADMKVTLKELCTELREERRGASELQQQFTKAKASWEMERAELKCHIAQLESKAGKGIAERTLPDWKVALKREREEHQHLLAESYSAVMDLTKQLQISEKNWNQEKVELLARFKEEQQQAEQQAKDLQNKINQLQKGANPWALKHSEMEKHGSNWKEALNEKITDKETISEAEAMGTNLKRTKSVSSMSEFESLLDCSPYLPGKTAPGLGDHSRGKKASTAAQLLPNGIRDSAGVPPSNCTYVNIEQPVPDSLAEEKLGISSWDYSRASSLSGHDPAQKQMQRSYTAPDKTGIRIYYSPPVVRRLETPLVHNKEGKIMIEPGFLFTMAKPKELEESASAESTYSQWLCNFSKQQRELLDGSTVESAVPPVPHFPPSLHDLEISGNMSDDMKEITNCVRQAIRSSSLERKVKSASSQTVGLAHVGTQTIQTVSVGLQTDLPRSSGVHSKSWSPRSSSLVSVRSKQISSSLDKVHSRIERPCCSPKYGSPKLQRRSSSKLDASKDRSLWNLHQSKQNGSAWARSTTTRDSPVLSNINDGLSSLFSVVEHAGSTESIWKPGCPESSRAKPEAPKYGLVQEFFRNVCGRAQSPTAPPEKKEATGEEGSKRAEHPSPATHHPAENISRILNKKVLKQSSCEDPKPSSPGQGSKDAALRDPDLISAIASEDTACDCSSQSLTSCFARPSRSAIRHSPSKCKLHPVDPPRAEEKPGASSE